In a genomic window of Candidatus Margulisiibacteriota bacterium:
- a CDS encoding class I SAM-dependent methyltransferase: protein MLKDQHKLDWVEDHRKTYLAKGSLRYYYREVFANLLRQELIPGPALELGSGPGFLSDVVEDVTTSDIFPYPGIKVVCDAHRLPFDDQSFANVFFVDVLHHLKSPLVAFREIARVLRPGGRLVMIEPYTTIFSRLFYKYLHHEDCVVVEDVWHNAFPKDKEPMSGNAEIPRLCLVKRNSPLKGGNSESGLHLRKVVPFAGLSYLLTGGFQPWQFPVFIVRGLYQMEERTRPLWANLAATRCLAVLERPDR from the coding sequence ATGCTTAAAGACCAACATAAACTTGATTGGGTTGAAGATCATCGCAAGACATATCTTGCAAAGGGCTCGCTCCGTTATTATTATCGCGAAGTGTTTGCCAATCTTTTACGGCAGGAACTTATCCCCGGGCCAGCATTGGAGCTTGGTAGCGGGCCCGGATTCCTGTCTGATGTCGTTGAAGATGTTACAACTTCTGATATCTTTCCTTATCCGGGAATAAAAGTGGTATGTGATGCCCACCGACTCCCATTCGATGACCAAAGCTTTGCTAATGTTTTTTTTGTAGATGTATTGCATCATTTGAAGTCGCCGTTGGTCGCTTTTCGTGAGATCGCTAGAGTGTTGCGTCCCGGCGGGCGCCTGGTCATGATCGAACCTTATACGACCATATTCTCCAGGCTGTTCTATAAATATTTGCACCATGAGGATTGCGTGGTCGTCGAGGATGTTTGGCATAATGCTTTCCCCAAGGACAAAGAGCCGATGAGCGGCAACGCTGAAATTCCTCGCCTTTGTTTAGTAAAACGCAACTCTCCGCTGAAGGGGGGAAATTCTGAAAGCGGTTTACATTTGCGCAAGGTCGTTCCCTTCGCTGGTCTCAGTTATCTGTTGACCGGCGGCTTTCAGCCCTGGCAGTTTCCAGTGTTTATCGTTCGCGGATTATATCAAATGGAAGAGCGGACCAGGCCGTTATGGGCTAACCTGGCGGCGACCCGTTGCCTGGCGGTTCTTGAGCGTCCGGATAGATAA